From one Rhodamnia argentea isolate NSW1041297 chromosome 1, ASM2092103v1, whole genome shotgun sequence genomic stretch:
- the LOC115743907 gene encoding protein NO VEIN-like, translating to MLEDVYDAIDKQMLNGITLPIPLPESKDRQSSLESATDNARHSAEHTTGVIVEDIAREIGAYYQLDHEKMSNNKSVLEMKVNLLRKLVDCDSWLAKQFSVHEFESLGHGEFFSFLAEHISLMPAGLKQFLIGDNEKSHFEVCVLQHQLMVLISQALSSLWNGEVVTKEMISTLLLKQFPMLNFKTEVGSLEDFLNIVGEYRGIATSKCLLFSQTLMGTHGQDVLALDDDYSVDLETIGKGTDVLQKIGKLESVSSKDAIEVLLRAPMLSDLSRWSHWDIKFAPCLGPLVGWLLNEVNRTDLLCLLTKDGKVIRVDSSASVDSFLQCALQSSPFQTAVQLLSLFSILGGQKHVPLSLLKCHARRAFEVILNDHLENKEVTDSWNFHMPEKAACTSKLLDEVCTSRANKNSTGMCNAVLVASRYFLECLSYIPSEFRSFAADVLLSGMRSVIKHAPLAILSECRLMEERIMLHEVGLYLCVVEWIDDYHVFCSYTDGEMCKPSEAPSFKAETSKPITDSLSPINKPQKSFPAEEDKTLLSLVSKGQSDINNEVCRNSDSPEVCMDKSLAQNEPIEYEDACSIVESIRREEFGFDPNLSSTESSLLKKQHARLGRALRCLSQELYSQDSHFLLELVQNADDNTYLENVEPALVFILQESGITILNNERGFSAQDIRALCDVGNSTKKGSAGYIGKKGIGFKSVFRVTDAPEIHSNGFHVKFDISEGQIGFVLPTVIPPLDHNVLRKLTSANSDQFNTSCWKTCIVLPFRLDLLEGTGRNNVISMFSDIHPALLLFLHRLRCIIFRNMHDDSLIVMRKETCGNGIIRVSYGKEEMNWFVACNKLHGNIGRSNVQTTEISLAFGLKESTDGNYIPCLDMQPVFAFLPLRTYGLKFILQGDFVLPSSREEVDGDNPWNQWLLSEFPDLFVKAEGSFCSLPCFRDNLGKAVTAYMSYVPLVGEVHGFFSCLPRMIISKLRHSNCLILEGDDTTWAPPCKVVRGWNEEARVLLPDLLLQEHLGLGFLKKDISLSDPLARTLGVEEYGPKLLLQIITSLCHKKDSLPSMGLSWLSAWLNAVYKMYEHSLQASRDLGMGRDIIEALRKLPFIPLSDGTFGSVDEGMIWLHLDGSGNDSEQGMDDFPMLYVKLRIVNPTFLTALDDDIYCADKSSKDNIIRILLIVGVQRLSTHEIMKVHVLPSICDDKSASWNNILMTEFLCFVFIHLQSSCPSCHVERDFLISELRNRAFILTNQGKKRPIEVPVHYGKEFGSSFDLRKLFNNIQMEWHEVDSIYLKHSSTKSVVDGKQKWKRFFEEIGITEFVHVVKVDRRMVDMPDSCFGKAGVERDHMPSKFVAEDWESTELDHLLSLVSASGNRVDCKFLLEVFDKLWDDCFSDKTTGYFNNEYNGNRTTFRSSFLNSICGVPWVVSCMDDKLHYPKDLFYDCDAVHSILGSFAPYAVPKVRSVALLHDIEFKTRVTIEDVVELLRVWRRSETSFKSSVAQMSKLYTFLWKEVDTSKKNILEDLISEPFIFFPSFCASAVDDVVLGSFLLPKEVCWHDSPELLNQMEEIDSESGAIGAKHSLLSRTLCNIYPGLRDFFVNICGVYDVPSFRNHFQNLLHLSTTVLPSQAAKYVFKVFLKLVDELKRGKVSLEDTLQVSGYLKQSEYTVLPTLHNRWVSLHPSFGLVCWCDDEKLMKEFGTLDKIELLYFGELVDDEKEMIYGKLPLLMHTLGVPAFSEVVTREAIYYGPMDSSSKASFVNWILPYAQRYIYHEHPNTYANLKQSGFSNLSHLHVVVVERLYYRNIIRDLNIASEKRLETESILQGNTLFVTPESDSHALSMEISRPFFNGTPNTHLANFLHMITTMAESGSSEDQLESFIIKSQKVPNLPGNEPVWALSSISLCEDDGSLENSSFSATRKVLKSFKAKRRGGVTSSWPPSDWKSAPGSVYSPYSQVKTQAVTVTTSTCSRVIEDDCRVLIGENDGGHEVCVDLTTEDVATASSIELSVSDRATDVIKSDSCVDISPDQIDMTTMSNLPDLNLPQLIGRTMLNISMPDPEQAMLVGKLGELIVFRHLAKKLSQSSVKWVNEDGETGLPYDITVEDGEGLRYIEVKTTQSEEKDWFSLSTNEWQFADQKGRNFSIAHVILVGHGRNKIRMFPNPVELCRSGKLQLAIVMPSQL from the exons ATGTTGGAAGATGTATATGATGCCATTGATAAACAGATGTTGAATGGAATCACTCTGCCGATCCCCTTGCCTGAAAGCAAAGATAGACAATCAAGTTTAGAGAGTGCAACCGACAATGCTAGGCACAGTGCAGAGCATACAACAG GTGTCATTGTTGAGGACATTGCCAGAGAAATTGGTGCTTATTATCAGCTTGATCATGAAAAAATGAGCAACAACAAATCAGTTCTGGAAATGAAAGTTAATTTGTTGAGAAAGCTTGTTGATTGTGACTCTTGGCTGGCAAAGCAATTTTCCGTTCATGAATTTGAGTCACTTGGTCATGGAGAGTTTTTCAGTTTCTTAGCAGAGCACATATCTCTTATGCCTGCTGGGCTGAAACAGTTCTTGATTGGTGACAATGAGAAGTCCCACTTTGAGGTTTGCGTACTGCAGCATCAGTTGATGGTACTAATATCACAGGCATTAAGTAGCTTGTGGAACGGTGAAGTAGTGACCAAAGAGATGATTTCGACATTGCTTTTGAAGCAATTTCCCATGCTCAATTTCAAAACGGAGGTTGGTTCATTGGAGGATTTTCTAAATATTGTTGGGGAGTATAGAGGTATTGCAACGTCAAAATGTCTCCTTTTCTCTCAGACATTGATGGGTACCCATGGTCAGGATGTGCTGGCGCTTGATGATGATTATTCAGTTGACCTTGAAACTATTGGTAAAGGAACTGATGTCTtgcagaaaataggaaaattggAATCAGTCTCATCCAAAGATGCCATTGAAGTCCTACTAAGGGCGCCAATGCTGTCAGATTTAAGTCGTTGGTCACATTGGGACATTAAGTTCGCTCCATGTCTTGGCCCTCTTGTAGGGTGGTTGTTGAATGAAGTCAATAGGACAGACTTGTTGTGTTTGTTGACAAAAGATGGTAAAGTGATCCGGGTTGATAGTTCAGCTAGCGTGGATTCATTTCTGCAATGTGCCCTTCAATCATCACCTTTCCAAACAGCAGTTCAGTTGCTCTCTTTGTTCTCGATACTTGGGGGACAAAAACATGTTCCTctgtcccttttaaaatgccatGCACGTCGTGCATTTGAAGTCATCTTGAATGATCATCTGGAAAATAAGGAAGTGACCGACAGTTGGAATTTTCATATGCCAGAAAAGGCTGCTTGTACGTCAAAGCTGTTGGATGAAGTTTGTACTAGTAGAGCGAACAAGAATTCCACTGGCATGTGTAATGCAGTGCTTGTTGCATCACGTTATTTTCTTGAATGCCTCAGTTATATTCCTTCAGAGTTTCGTTCTTTTGCTGCTGACGTGTTACTATCTGGTATGCGATCTGTCATTAAACATGCACCTTTAGCCATTTTGTCAGAATGCAGACTTATGGAGGAACGAATCATGCTTCATGAAGTGGGACTATATCTTTGTGTTGTGGAGTGGATTGACGACTACCATGTTTTCTGCTCCTATACTGATGGTGAGATGTGTAAGCCCAGTGAAGCTCCATCATTCAAAGCTGAAACCTCTAAGCCAATCACAGACTCGCTGTCTCCTATTAATAAACCACAAAAATCATTTCCTGCAGAAGAAGACAAGACTCTGCTCTCTCTTGTTTCGAAGGGTCAGAGTGACATAAATAATGAAGTTTGTCGCAATTCCGATAGCCCAGAAGTCTGCATGGATAAGAGTCTGGCGCAAAATGAACCCATTGAATACGAGGATGCTTGCTCAATTGTTGAATCTATCAGGCGAGAAGAATTTGGTTTTGATCCTAATCTTTCTAGTACAGAAAGTAGCTTGTTAAAAAAGCAACATGCTCGTCTAGGGAGAGCACTTCGTTGTCTTTCCCAGGAGTTATACTCACAGGATTCTCACTTTCTTCTTGAGTTA GTTCAAAATGCCGATGATAACACCTATTTAGAAAATGTTGAGCCAGCTCTTGTATTCATTCTTCAGGAGTCAGGCATCACTATTCTGAATAATGAACGGGGCTTTTCTGCTCAAGACATCAGAGCACTATGTGACGTTGGCAATTCTACGAAAAAAGGAAGTGCTGGATATATAGGGAAAAAAGGCATTGGTTTCAAATCAGTATTCCGT GTTACCGATGCACCAGAGATTCATTCTAATGGGTTTCATGTAAAGTTTGACATAAGTGAGGGACAAATTGGTTTTGTTTTGCCAACTGTTATACCCCCTCTCGATCATAATGTGCTGCGCAAGTTAACATCTGCTAATTCCGATCAGTTCAATACTAGCTGCTGGAAAACTTGCATTGTTCTTCCCTTCAGATTGGATTTGTTAGAAGGAACTGGAAGGAATAATGTCATATCAATGTTTTCGGACATTCATCCAGCCTTGCTACTGTTTCTTCATCGTCTTCGGTGTATTATATTCAGAAATATGCACGATGATTCGCTTATTGTCATGAGAAAGGAAACTTGTGGTAATGGCATCATTAGGGTTTCGTATGGTAAAGAGGAAATGAATTGGTTCGTTGCATGCAATAAGTTACATGGGAATATTGGTCGTTCCAATGTCCAAACAACAGAGATCTCCTTGGCATTTGGACTTAAAGAATCAACAGATGGAAATTATATCCCGTGTCTTGATATGCAACCTGTTTTTGCATTTCTCCCTCTAAGAACTTATGGTCTGAAATTTATACTGCAAGGTGATTTTGTTCTTCCCTCATCTAGAGAAGAAGTTGATGGGGATAACCCATGGAACCAATGGTTGCTGTCAGAGTTTCCTGATTTGTTTGTGAAGGCGGAGGGATCTTTCTGTTCTCTTCCTTGTTTCAGGGACAATCTAGGAAAAGCTGTAACAGCGTATATGAGCTATGTTCCATTGGTTGGTGAAGTGCAtggatttttttcttgtcttcccCGAATGATCATCTCTAAGTTACGCCACTCAAACTGTCTAATTCTGGAAGGGGATGATACAACATGGGCTCCTCCATGCAAGGTTGTCCGAGGTTGGAATGAAGAGGCTCGAGTTCTTTTACCTGATCTTTTGCTTCAAGAGCATCTTGGCTTGGGATTTCTAAAGAAAGATATAAGTCTATCTGATCCTTTGGCAAGGACATTGGGCGTCGAGGAGTATGGCCCAAAACTTCTACTTCAGATTATAACATCTTTATGCCACAAAAAGGATAGCCTTCCATCAATGGGTTTGTCTTGGTTGTCTGCGTGGCTGAATGCTGTTTATAAGATGTATGAGCATTCACTGCAAGCATCAAGAGACCTTGGAATGGGCAGAGATATCATAGAAGCCCTCCGTAAGCTTCCTTTTATACCTCTCTCTGATGGAACATTTGGCTCAGTGGATGAAGGTATGATCTGGCTGCACTTGGATGGATCTGGGAATGACAGTGAGCAGGGGATGGATGATTTCCCAATGTTATATGTAAAACTCCGCATTGTAAACCCTACCTTCTTAACTGCATTGGATGATGATATCTATTGTGCAGACAAATCTTCGAAGGACAACATCATCAGGATACTCCTTATTGTGGGTGTGCAACGTCTATCTACACATGAAATAATGAAGGTGCATGTCCTGCCTTCCATTTGTGATGACAAAAGTGCAAGTTGGAACAACATTCTGATGACAGAATTTCTCTGCTTTGTGTTTATCCATCTACAATCTAGCTGCCCTAGTTGCCATGTTGAAAGAGATTTTCTGATATCGGAGTTGAGAAACCGAGCTTTCATTCTAACAAATCAGGGCAAAAAAAGACCGATTGAGGTACCAGTCCATTATGGTAAAGAATTTGGAAGCTCTTTTGACCTCCGTAAATTATTCAATAACATTCAAATGGAATGGCATGAGGTGGACTCCATCTACTTGAAGCATTCTTCAACTAAATCCGTTGTTGATGGAAAGCAAAAGTGGAAGAGATTTTTTGAAGAAATAGGCATCACAGAGTTTGTGCACGTAGTTAAAGTCGATCGGAGAATGGTTGATATGCCCGATTCATGTTTTGGGAAGGCAGGAGTGGAAAGAGACCACATGCCCTCAAAATTTGTAGCTGAAGATTGGGAATCCACTGAATTGGACCATTTATTGTCCTTGGTGTCAGCAAGTGGAAATCGTGTTGATTGTAAGTTTCTCTTAGAGGTTTTCGATAAATTGTGGGATGATTGCTTTAGTGACAAGACCACAGGTTACTTCAACAATGAGTACAATGGGAATAGGACAACCTTCAGATCTTCATTCTTAAACAGCATCTGTGGTGTTCCATGGGTTGTTTCGTGCATGGATGACAAGCTTCACTATCCTAAGGACTTATTCTATGACTGTGATGCTGTGCACTCTATTCTGGGTTCTTTTGCTCCTTATGCTGTTCCAAAG GTGAGAAGTGTGGCTCTTTTACATGATATTGAGTTTAAGACCAGAGTTACCATTGAAGATGTTGTGGAGTTACTGAGAGTCTGGAGAAGATCTGAGACCTCTTTCAAGTCTAG TGTTGCACAAATGTCAAAGCTATACACTTTCCTGTGGAAAGAAGTTGATACTTCAAAAAAGAACATTCTTGAAGATCTAATCTCAGAGCCATTTatattctttccttctttctgtgCCTCTGCGGTTGACGATGTTGTGTTGGGCTCATTTTTGTTGCCAAAAGAAGTCTGTTGGCATGATTCACCTGAGCTTTTGAACCAAATGGAAGAAATTGATTCTGAGTCTGGTGCAATCGGAGCAAAGCATAGCTTGTTGAGCAGGACATTGTGCAATATATATCCAGGCTTACgggatttttttgtcaatatatgTGGGGTTTACGACGTTCCTTCTTTCcgaaatcattttcagaatttGCTCCATTTATCAACTACTGTTTTACCTTCACAAGCAGCAAAATAT GTTTTTAAGGTTTTCCTGAAGTTGGTTGATGAACTGAAACGTGGAAAGGTTAGTTTGGAAGATACTTTACAAGTTAGCGGATATCTTAAACAATCAGAATATACTGTGCTTCCCACTCTTCATAATAGATGGGTTTCTCTGCACCCCTCCTTTGGACTTGTGTGCTGGTGTGATGATGAGAAGCTAATGAAAGAATTCGGGACCTTGGATAAAATTGAACTTCTATATTTTGGGGAGCTCGTTGATGATGAAAAAGAGATGATTTATGGCAAACTGCCTCTTCTCATGCATACGCTGGGGGTTCCTGCATTTTCTGAG GTTGTAACTCGTGAAGCTATATATTACGGTCCAATGGATTCTAGTTCCAAGGCTTCTTTTGTAAATTGGATTCTTCCTTATGCTCAGCGTTATATTTACCATGAACATCCCAACACATATGCCAACCTTAAACAGTCTGGATTTTCTAATCTGAGTCATTTGCATGTTGTTGTTGTGGAGAGGTTATACTATAGGAATATCATAAGGGATTTGAACATTGCATCTGAAAAGCGATTGGAGACCGAATCAATTCTTCAG GGCAATACTTTATTTGTCACTCCAGAGTCCGATTCTCATGCCTTGTCCATGGAGATTTCTCGTCCATTCTTTAATGGCACTCCGAACACTCACTTGGCAAATTTTCTTCATATGATCACAACGATGGCAGAGTCAGGTTCTTCAGAGGATCAGTTGGAATCCTTCATCATAAAAAGCCAGAAGGTGCCAAACCTACCAGGCAATGAACCTGTGTGGGCTCTTTCCTCAATATCTTTATGTGAAGATGATGGATCGCTAGAGAACAGCAGCTTTTCAGCAACAAGAAAAGTGCTCAAGTCCTTTAAGGCCAAGAGAAGGGGAGGAGTTACCTCAAGTTGGCCTCCTTCAGACTGGAAAAGTGCACCAGGATCAGTATATTCTCCTTATAGCCAAGTTAAGACACAGGCAGTAACTGTAACCACGAGCACTTGCTCGCGAGTGATAGAGGATGATTGTCGTGTCTTAATTGGAGAAAATGATGGTGGCCATGAGGTGTGTGTTGATCTTACCACTGAAGATGTAGCAACAGCTTCTTCAATCGAACTTTCCGTTTCTGATAGAGCAACGGATGTCATCAAATCAGATTCTTGCGTAGATATCTCGCCTGATCAAATTGATATGACTACAATGTCTAATCTTCCTGACTTGAATTTACCTCAATTGATTGGGAGAACAATGCTCAACATCAGCATGCCTGATCCAGAACAAGCAATGTTAGTGGGAAAACTAGGAGAGCTCATCGTTTTCCGACATCTTGCCAAGAAACTGAGTCAGAGTTCTGTTAAGTGGGTCAATGAAGATGGCGAAACTGGTCTACCCTATGACATCACCGTGGAGGATGGGGAAGGACTTCGATACATAGAAGTCAAAACAACTCAATCAGAGGAGAAAGATTGGTTCTCCCTGTCAACCAATGAGTGGCAATTTGCAGATCAGAAAGGTCGAAATTTCAGCATAGCACATGTCATTTTGGTAGGCCACGGtaggaacaaaatcagaatgtTTCCAAATCCAGTTGAACTCTGTCGCTCCGGGAAGTTGCAACTGGCCATTGTGATGCCAAGCCAACTGTAG